In the Gemmatimonadota bacterium genome, one interval contains:
- the nusB gene encoding transcription antitermination factor NusB yields the protein MNVRAGERRLGRELALQSLYLAEQTGGDPGKALPGLPGWSLASEHSRRFAEALIDQLLQHEEIVNGHITAVVRHWDRDRVARIDDCILRLGACELIAFLDIPTAVSINEAIELAKKYSTEQSGGFVNGVLDAVAARHLTAADQV from the coding sequence GTGAACGTACGCGCGGGGGAGCGTCGCCTGGGCCGTGAACTGGCGCTGCAGTCGCTCTATCTCGCCGAACAGACCGGGGGGGATCCCGGCAAGGCCCTTCCCGGGCTGCCCGGTTGGTCCCTGGCGTCCGAGCACTCCCGGCGTTTCGCCGAGGCGCTGATTGATCAACTGCTGCAGCACGAAGAGATCGTGAACGGCCACATCACCGCGGTGGTACGGCACTGGGACCGGGACCGCGTGGCCCGCATCGACGACTGCATCCTCCGGCTGGGCGCTTGCGAGCTCATCGCTTTCCTCGATATACCGACGGCAGTATCCATCAACGAAGCGATCGAACTGGCCAAGAAGTACAGCACGGAACAGTCCGGCGGGTTCGTCAACGGCGTCCTGGACGCCGTGGCCGCGAGACATCTCACGGCGGCAGACCAGGTCTGA
- a CDS encoding glycosyltransferase family 2 protein codes for MDITVVIPLYNEAESLRELHEQIVTALEASGKSFEVLFIDDGSRDGSFEAIRRLRDSDDRVRAIRFRRNYGKSAALAVGFEASRGEVVVTMDADLQDDPAEVPAMVDLLEEGFDLVSGWKKSRKDPLSKRIPSKLFNRVTGIVSGLRLHDFNCGLKAYRRAVVETIPVYGELHRYLPVLAHWAGFRVTETPVLHHPRKHGQSKFGLGRFTHGFFDLLTVYFVSNYTRRPLHLFGSFGLLSFAVGVGIALYLTWLWLTGVGIGTRPLLLFSVFLMVLGIQLVSMGLIAEMIAHQARRTEDYAVRERLG; via the coding sequence ATGGACATCACCGTCGTGATTCCCCTGTACAACGAGGCGGAGAGCCTGCGGGAGCTCCACGAGCAGATCGTGACGGCCCTCGAGGCGTCGGGGAAGTCCTTCGAGGTGCTTTTTATCGACGACGGAAGCCGGGATGGATCCTTCGAAGCCATACGCCGGCTCCGGGATAGCGACGACCGGGTGAGGGCCATCCGGTTCCGCCGCAACTACGGGAAGTCCGCGGCGCTGGCCGTCGGCTTCGAAGCGAGTCGTGGCGAGGTCGTCGTGACCATGGACGCAGACCTGCAGGACGATCCCGCGGAAGTGCCCGCCATGGTCGATCTGCTGGAGGAGGGCTTCGACCTGGTGTCCGGCTGGAAGAAATCGCGGAAGGACCCGCTGTCCAAGCGCATCCCGTCGAAGCTGTTCAACCGGGTCACGGGGATCGTCAGCGGCCTGCGGCTGCACGATTTCAACTGCGGGCTGAAAGCCTACCGCCGGGCGGTCGTGGAGACCATTCCCGTCTACGGCGAACTCCACCGCTACCTGCCGGTGCTGGCGCACTGGGCCGGTTTTCGCGTGACGGAAACGCCGGTGCTGCATCATCCCAGGAAGCACGGCCAAAGCAAGTTCGGCCTGGGACGGTTCACCCACGGCTTCTTCGACCTGCTGACCGTGTATTTCGTGTCGAATTACACCCGGCGGCCGCTCCACCTGTTCGGTTCCTTCGGCCTGTTGTCCTTCGCCGTCGGCGTGGGTATCGCGCTCTACCTGACCTGGCTCTGGCTGACCGGCGTCGGTATCGGGACCCGTCCCCTGTTGCTGTTCTCCGTATTCCTCATGGTCCTCGGCATCCAGCTGGTCTCCATGGGGCTGATTGCCGAAATGATCGCCCACCAGGCCCGCCGCACGGAAGACTACGCCGTCCGGGAACGGCTGGGGTGA
- a CDS encoding riboflavin synthase, with the protein MFTGIIETTGVVRSLELGASENAASENEGTGGCADGDAAGESLDVDEKAGENTCGLRLTVDAPAMAPEFQQGASVAVNGVCLTVVDTAGEAFTVEIVPETVSRTTFGSLKAGHRVNLERPLRLSDRIDGHLVQGHVDGVGRIAVREERGNSLWYEVEIPDDLTPFVIEKGSIALDGISLTIAGLTGSLAAVSIIPHTASITTFGGRQIGDEVNIEVDMIGRYVASLMHVGSDSGGGAHPGPSPITESWLKERM; encoded by the coding sequence ATGTTCACGGGCATCATTGAAACCACGGGCGTTGTCCGGTCGCTGGAACTCGGCGCGAGCGAAAACGCCGCAAGCGAGAACGAGGGCACGGGCGGATGCGCCGATGGCGACGCCGCGGGCGAAAGCTTGGACGTAGACGAGAAGGCGGGCGAGAATACGTGCGGACTCAGGCTGACCGTGGATGCGCCGGCTATGGCGCCGGAATTCCAGCAGGGCGCCAGCGTCGCCGTCAATGGCGTCTGCCTGACCGTCGTAGACACCGCAGGCGAGGCGTTTACCGTGGAAATCGTACCCGAAACGGTCTCCCGGACGACCTTCGGAAGCCTGAAGGCCGGGCACCGGGTCAACCTGGAGCGTCCGCTGCGTCTTTCGGACCGGATAGACGGCCACCTGGTCCAGGGACACGTGGACGGCGTGGGACGCATCGCGGTGCGGGAAGAACGGGGCAACAGCCTGTGGTACGAGGTGGAAATCCCGGACGATCTGACGCCCTTCGTCATCGAAAAAGGGTCCATCGCACTGGATGGAATAAGCTTGACAATCGCCGGTCTGACGGGTAGTTTGGCCGCCGTATCGATCATCCCGCACACCGCGTCGATTACGACGTTCGGCGGCAGGCAGATCGGTGACGAGGTGAACATAGAAGTGGACATGATTGGCCGGTACGTCGCGTCCCTTATGCATGTCGGCAGCGATTCGGGCGGAGGAGCGCACCCGGGTCCGTCACCCATCACCGAATCCTGGTTGAAAGAGCGCATGTAG
- a CDS encoding metallophosphoesterase family protein produces the protein MNLDVRYGLLSDIHGNLEALDAVLEAMAGERIGHYLCLGDIVGYGASPNACLDRITGLTTDVIAGNHDHAAIGKLDISTFNPYAAEAALWTRRQLTPDGRRYLGGLPYVRRIEDLFIVHASPDRPEEWIYLTSPWQADEAFEAMPAGVTLCALGHTHAPMIFEKRNAEDRSRQIPPSALELASARRYIVNVGSVGQPRDGDPRAAYCVYDTEMKQIEIKRVPYDLESAQRKIRKAGLPDLLAERLEFGR, from the coding sequence ATGAACCTCGACGTGCGATACGGCCTTCTGTCCGACATTCATGGTAACCTGGAGGCGCTGGATGCCGTACTCGAAGCAATGGCCGGTGAGCGTATCGGCCATTACCTTTGCCTGGGCGACATCGTTGGATACGGCGCCAGTCCCAATGCGTGTCTCGACCGCATTACCGGACTGACGACGGACGTGATCGCGGGCAATCACGACCATGCCGCGATCGGGAAGCTGGATATCTCCACGTTCAACCCTTATGCGGCGGAAGCGGCGCTGTGGACGCGGCGGCAGCTTACGCCCGACGGCCGGCGCTACCTGGGAGGGTTGCCCTATGTCCGGCGGATCGAGGATCTTTTTATCGTCCACGCGAGTCCGGACCGTCCGGAGGAGTGGATCTACCTGACTTCGCCCTGGCAGGCGGACGAAGCCTTCGAGGCGATGCCCGCCGGTGTTACGCTTTGCGCACTGGGCCACACGCACGCGCCGATGATATTCGAGAAGCGGAACGCGGAAGACCGCAGCAGACAGATCCCGCCGTCCGCGCTTGAACTGGCATCAGCGCGCAGATACATCGTGAATGTGGGCAGCGTGGGCCAGCCGCGGGACGGGGATCCCCGGGCGGCGTACTGCGTATACGATACGGAGATGAAGCAGATCGAGATAAAGCGGGTTCCCTACGACCTGGAATCCGCGCAACGGAAGATTCGCAAGGCCGGCCTGCCGGATCTGCTCGCGGAGCGGCTTGAATTCGGCCGGTGA
- a CDS encoding branched-chain amino acid transaminase, whose protein sequence is MATLPEAEYIWFNGKLVPWQDAKLHVLSHVVHYGSSFFEGMRCYKTNQGSAVFRLQEHVDRLFDSCKIYRVEIPYSPAEISEAVLETIRSNKHASCYVRPVVYRGYGLLSVDPLGCPVEVAIGTWDWGAYLGDDVLENGVDVCISSWTRPAPNTHPALSKAGGNYLNSQLIRMEAIENGYSEGIALNTDGLISEGSGENIFVVKEDRVITNSLAASVLGGITRNSVMTLAQDAGFEVVEQDIPREMLYIADEVFFVGSAVEVTPVRSIDRITVGGGSRGPVTKEIQDRFFAVTTGEGEDTHGWLTYV, encoded by the coding sequence ATGGCCACCCTGCCGGAGGCCGAATACATCTGGTTCAATGGGAAGCTGGTACCCTGGCAAGACGCGAAGCTCCACGTGCTTTCTCACGTGGTGCATTACGGTTCGAGTTTCTTCGAAGGCATGCGCTGCTATAAGACGAATCAGGGCTCCGCGGTGTTCCGGCTCCAAGAGCACGTGGACAGGCTCTTCGACTCCTGCAAGATCTACCGGGTTGAAATCCCCTACTCCCCAGCGGAAATCAGCGAGGCCGTCCTGGAGACCATCCGGTCCAACAAGCACGCTTCCTGTTACGTCCGACCCGTCGTATACCGCGGGTACGGCCTGCTTAGCGTCGACCCCCTGGGATGCCCCGTGGAAGTCGCCATCGGGACATGGGACTGGGGCGCCTATCTCGGCGACGACGTACTCGAAAACGGCGTGGACGTGTGCATCTCCTCCTGGACCCGTCCCGCGCCGAATACCCACCCCGCCCTGTCCAAGGCCGGCGGGAACTACCTCAATTCCCAGTTGATCCGCATGGAGGCCATCGAGAACGGGTACAGCGAGGGCATCGCGCTGAACACCGACGGCCTGATCAGCGAAGGAAGCGGCGAGAACATCTTCGTCGTGAAGGAAGACCGGGTCATCACCAACAGCCTGGCGGCCTCGGTCCTCGGCGGCATCACCCGCAACTCCGTCATGACACTCGCCCAGGACGCCGGGTTCGAGGTCGTCGAACAGGACATCCCCCGGGAAATGCTCTACATCGCCGACGAGGTTTTCTTCGTGGGCAGCGCCGTGGAAGTTACGCCGGTCCGGTCCATAGACCGCATCACCGTGGGCGGCGGGTCCCGCGGTCCGGTCACGAAGGAGATCCAGGACCGGTTCTTCGCGGTCACCACCGGCGAGGGCGAGGATACCCACGGCTGGCTGACGTACGTGTGA
- a CDS encoding 6,7-dimethyl-8-ribityllumazine synthase, with product MTRTIEGSVESGGDDRYGIVAGRFNGFITESLLKGALDGLRRHGADEDRIDVVWVPGAFEIPLVARNMAASGRYGAVICLGCVIRGATPHFDYVAGEAANGIAAASRDTGVPVIFGVLTTENLEQAIERAGTKAGNRGWDAALAALEMADVMRKLGGPGGPGGPGGPGGPGGPGGPSRPGDPE from the coding sequence GTGACGAGAACCATTGAAGGCAGCGTGGAGAGCGGAGGAGACGACCGGTACGGCATCGTGGCCGGCCGTTTCAACGGATTCATCACCGAGTCCCTGCTGAAAGGCGCACTGGACGGGCTTCGCCGCCACGGGGCGGATGAAGACCGGATCGACGTGGTCTGGGTACCGGGTGCTTTCGAGATCCCGCTGGTGGCCCGGAACATGGCGGCAAGCGGGCGTTATGGCGCCGTGATCTGCCTGGGATGCGTCATTCGCGGAGCCACCCCCCACTTCGACTACGTAGCCGGAGAAGCCGCCAACGGGATTGCCGCCGCGTCCCGGGACACCGGGGTGCCGGTGATCTTCGGCGTGCTGACCACTGAGAACCTCGAACAGGCCATCGAACGGGCGGGTACGAAGGCGGGCAACCGGGGTTGGGACGCCGCGCTGGCCGCCTTGGAAATGGCGGACGTGATGCGCAAGTTGGGAGGACCAGGCGGACCAGGCGGACCAGGCGGACCAGGCGGACCAGGCGGACCGGGCGGACCAAGCCGTCCGGGGGACCCCGAGTGA
- a CDS encoding bifunctional 3,4-dihydroxy-2-butanone-4-phosphate synthase/GTP cyclohydrolase II, whose protein sequence is MSSPYCSIPEAVEEIKSGRILIVIDDEDRENEGDFIMAAERTTPAAINFMARYGRGLICLPTTRERLDELKVPAMVGEEVNTALHSTRFTVSVDAVNGTTSGISAADRAETVQVFVRPESRPDDLARPGHIFPLQAFDGGVLRRAGHTEATVDLVKLAGLFPAGVLCEIMDDDGSMARLPRLVEIANDHGLKIITIKDLIEYRRRSEKLVRRVVTTTIPSRHGEFESHLYEDQLTGDHHVALVKGNVDGEANVLVRVHSQCLTGDVFGSMRCDCGDQLQQALKRISDEGSGVLLYMRQEGRGIGLANKLRAYALQDQGHDTVEANQALGLPVDARDYGIGSQILADLGLTTIRIMTNNPSKRFGIEGYGLDVTERVPLQTSPNRYNVGYLKTKRGKLGHLLDLEEPLDDVGFDSLL, encoded by the coding sequence ATGTCGTCCCCCTATTGTTCCATCCCGGAGGCGGTCGAGGAGATCAAGTCCGGGCGCATACTGATTGTCATCGACGACGAAGACCGCGAGAACGAAGGCGATTTCATCATGGCCGCCGAAAGAACGACACCGGCGGCCATCAATTTCATGGCCCGGTACGGCCGTGGACTGATTTGCCTTCCGACCACGCGCGAACGCCTGGATGAACTGAAAGTGCCCGCCATGGTCGGCGAAGAGGTCAATACGGCGTTGCACAGCACGCGCTTCACCGTATCCGTCGATGCCGTTAATGGTACGACGTCGGGCATTTCGGCGGCGGACCGCGCCGAGACGGTCCAGGTGTTCGTCCGTCCGGAAAGCAGGCCCGACGACCTGGCGCGCCCGGGCCACATCTTTCCGCTGCAGGCCTTCGACGGCGGCGTGTTGCGCCGGGCCGGACACACAGAGGCCACGGTCGACCTGGTGAAGCTGGCCGGTCTCTTTCCCGCCGGCGTGCTCTGCGAGATCATGGACGACGACGGGTCCATGGCCCGCCTGCCCCGGCTGGTCGAGATCGCGAACGACCACGGCCTGAAGATCATTACGATCAAGGACCTGATCGAGTACCGCCGGCGCAGTGAGAAACTTGTCAGGCGGGTGGTCACGACGACCATCCCCAGCAGGCACGGGGAATTCGAGTCCCACCTTTACGAGGACCAGTTGACGGGCGACCACCACGTCGCCCTGGTCAAGGGCAACGTGGACGGCGAGGCGAACGTGCTCGTCCGCGTGCACTCCCAGTGTCTCACGGGGGACGTTTTCGGGTCCATGCGATGCGATTGCGGCGACCAGCTGCAGCAGGCGCTCAAGCGCATCAGCGACGAAGGCAGCGGCGTGCTCCTGTACATGCGCCAGGAGGGACGGGGCATCGGGCTGGCCAACAAGCTCAGGGCCTACGCCCTCCAGGACCAGGGCCATGACACGGTGGAGGCGAACCAGGCGCTCGGCCTGCCCGTGGACGCGCGCGACTACGGGATCGGTTCCCAGATCCTGGCGGACCTGGGCCTGACCACGATCCGGATCATGACCAACAACCCGTCGAAACGGTTCGGGATCGAGGGGTACGGGCTCGACGTGACCGAACGCGTCCCGCTGCAGACCTCGCCGAACCGGTACAACGTGGGATATCTCAAGACCAAGCGCGGCAAGCTGGGCCATCTGCTCGACCTCGAAGAACCACTGGACGACGTTGGATTCGACAGCCTGCTTTAA
- a CDS encoding glycosyltransferase family 4 protein yields the protein MRILVINWRDIRNPEAGGAEVHLHETFSRIAAWGHEVTLLCSRFPGAAGSEQIDGIDVIRHGGKWTFNLTAPWYYRKRLAHRPFDVVIEDINKIPALMPWFLNGPPLMVLLHHLFGTTFYREINPVLATYLYFMERLIPRVYRRCLFEAVSESTRDELVRMGVAADRISVVHNGLAPRFLDAGNIGVPAAPDRKEAPAASDRKEPGLVIYLGRLKKYKNVDHLIQAMAFVREEVPGARLVIVGTGDRRRALEAFTRSMGLDEAVRFTGFVSEEEKLRLLTRAEVAAYPSSKEGWGITVIEANACGVPVVATRVPGLRDAVVDGETGVLVPLGDRKAMARALIDLLRDREKRERLAGNAVARSRRYTWENTARQTLRVIRRSMGEGTDAA from the coding sequence ATGCGCATTCTGGTCATAAACTGGAGGGATATCCGCAACCCGGAAGCGGGCGGCGCCGAAGTGCATCTGCACGAGACTTTCTCGAGGATCGCCGCATGGGGGCACGAGGTCACCCTGCTCTGCAGCCGGTTCCCCGGCGCGGCGGGTTCCGAGCAGATTGACGGTATCGACGTCATCCGTCACGGCGGGAAATGGACGTTCAACCTGACCGCGCCCTGGTACTATCGAAAGCGCCTGGCTCACCGGCCCTTCGACGTCGTCATCGAAGACATCAACAAGATCCCGGCACTGATGCCCTGGTTTCTAAACGGCCCCCCGCTGATGGTCCTGCTGCACCATCTCTTCGGGACCACGTTCTACCGGGAAATCAACCCGGTGCTCGCGACCTACCTGTACTTCATGGAACGGCTGATTCCCCGGGTGTACCGCCGTTGCCTCTTCGAAGCGGTCTCCGAAAGCACCCGGGACGAACTCGTCAGGATGGGGGTCGCGGCGGACCGGATCAGCGTCGTGCACAACGGGTTGGCCCCCCGGTTTCTGGACGCCGGGAACATCGGTGTGCCGGCCGCCCCGGACCGCAAGGAGGCGCCTGCCGCTTCGGACCGGAAGGAACCCGGCCTGGTCATATACCTCGGCCGCCTCAAGAAGTACAAGAACGTGGACCACCTGATCCAGGCCATGGCTTTTGTCCGCGAAGAGGTTCCTGGTGCGCGCCTGGTGATCGTGGGCACGGGCGACCGGCGCCGCGCGCTCGAAGCATTTACGCGGTCCATGGGCCTGGACGAGGCGGTGCGTTTCACGGGTTTCGTTTCCGAGGAAGAAAAACTGCGCCTGCTGACCCGCGCCGAAGTGGCGGCCTATCCCTCGAGCAAGGAAGGGTGGGGCATCACCGTGATCGAGGCCAATGCCTGCGGCGTGCCGGTCGTGGCGACCCGGGTGCCCGGGCTTCGCGACGCCGTGGTCGACGGGGAGACGGGCGTGCTGGTCCCGCTCGGGGACCGGAAGGCCATGGCGCGCGCGTTGATCGACCTGCTGCGCGACCGGGAAAAGCGTGAACGGCTCGCGGGGAACGCCGTAGCGAGGAGCAGGCGTTATACCTGGGAGAACACGGCACGGCAGACGCTGCGGGTGATCCGGCGTTCCATGGGGGAAGGCACCGATGCCGCGTGA
- a CDS encoding DUF2723 domain-containing protein has protein sequence MVAYRVVSMTGMAVAFVVSLAVYTKTIAPTVPFWDGGEFIAASYILGIPHPPGSPLYILIGRLFTVLPDLGLGIAWLVNFSSCLFSALTVTAVYLVIVKAVTLNRDRDGLSLYESLAVCCSALTGGLLLAFSDTFWFNAVEAETYALSMLCMTACTWLMLHWIERHEQSGSERYLFLVGYLAFLGIAVHMFTMLILPAAFLCVVFTDRVIRSNRKLVLLCAAMGLILFSVVASIDVFFVTVPLAIAGLVLTRGRLPWGYLALLCIFAVAVMFFGMEGVGAYNGLPLIVIGGFEATFGTVMFSLALVSAALALVSATADDPGRYKWPFWTVVLFLAVLGYSVNFYVPIRAAQQPIINENDPSTWQNFEGFLERKQYGQESMFESMLNRKGTWSSQFGNGENMGFWRFFSRQFSAPSFPFWLFPVLLVALGIISQAERDRRSIVFLGAMLLICSVGLILYMNFSDGSRGIQREVRIRDYFYTPAFVFAAVLMGIGVRSLLNQVGVWLGRLRLPAEKGTAGIAVLMTALPLVPFAYHYESHSREGNYIPYDYAYNMLQSCDENGLIFTNGDNDTFTLWFLQEVEGLRKDVRVINLSLLNTNWYIKQLKHMEPKVPIALADETIDLLNIQAWEEREVHHAGITWTVPPAGTLGEDIGYLRVQDLMILHILEQNNWERPVYFAVTVSPGNDVGLDDFMQLEGMVWQVLPDPDPDLMDVERTRHNLWNVYQYRGIADPEVYKDPQVRTLLRNYTVSFHQLALNQWRRGRPDQAIESIEKYLEYDITNGALERLMLIQFNADQGEFAAVEDLASELAGEFSTFDGYTILSQSLRRLGRVAEAAELLERGVSAHPEYTTGYDQLVNLYFRMDDSDRMLETLERWQRIAPADTVVQDMIEDLKEAGDERGP, from the coding sequence ATGGTTGCTTATCGCGTTGTTTCCATGACCGGCATGGCGGTGGCTTTCGTCGTATCGCTTGCCGTGTACACCAAGACCATCGCGCCCACGGTGCCTTTCTGGGACGGCGGCGAATTCATCGCGGCATCCTATATCCTGGGCATACCCCATCCGCCGGGCTCCCCGCTCTACATTCTGATCGGCCGGCTCTTCACCGTACTGCCCGACCTGGGCCTGGGCATCGCCTGGCTGGTGAATTTCTCCTCCTGCCTCTTCAGCGCGCTCACGGTGACGGCCGTTTACCTGGTCATCGTGAAGGCGGTTACGCTCAACCGGGACCGGGACGGGCTGTCCCTCTACGAAAGCCTGGCCGTCTGCTGCAGCGCGTTGACGGGCGGGCTGCTGCTGGCCTTCTCCGATACGTTCTGGTTCAACGCGGTGGAAGCCGAAACCTACGCGCTCTCCATGCTGTGCATGACGGCCTGTACCTGGCTGATGCTGCACTGGATCGAACGGCACGAGCAAAGCGGCAGCGAGCGTTATCTCTTCCTGGTCGGTTACCTGGCCTTTCTCGGCATCGCCGTGCACATGTTCACCATGCTGATTCTGCCGGCCGCGTTCCTCTGCGTGGTCTTCACGGACCGGGTCATCCGTTCGAACCGGAAGCTGGTGCTGCTTTGCGCGGCCATGGGCCTGATCCTGTTCAGCGTCGTGGCTTCCATCGACGTGTTTTTCGTCACAGTACCCCTCGCCATCGCCGGACTGGTCCTCACCAGGGGGCGGCTGCCGTGGGGTTACCTGGCGCTGCTGTGCATCTTCGCCGTCGCCGTGATGTTCTTCGGCATGGAGGGCGTGGGCGCATACAACGGACTCCCGCTGATCGTGATCGGCGGATTCGAGGCCACCTTCGGCACGGTGATGTTCAGCCTGGCGCTGGTGAGCGCGGCCCTCGCCCTGGTCTCGGCCACGGCCGACGATCCCGGGCGCTACAAGTGGCCGTTCTGGACGGTAGTGCTCTTTCTCGCCGTACTGGGCTATTCCGTGAATTTCTACGTGCCGATCCGGGCGGCCCAGCAGCCCATCATCAACGAAAACGATCCGTCGACCTGGCAAAATTTCGAGGGATTCCTGGAACGCAAGCAATACGGCCAGGAAAGCATGTTCGAATCGATGCTCAACAGAAAGGGCACCTGGTCCTCCCAGTTCGGAAACGGTGAAAACATGGGGTTCTGGCGGTTCTTTTCCCGGCAGTTCAGCGCCCCGTCCTTTCCCTTCTGGCTCTTTCCCGTCCTGCTGGTCGCCCTGGGCATCATCTCCCAGGCGGAGAGGGACCGGCGCAGCATAGTTTTCCTGGGCGCCATGCTGCTGATCTGCAGCGTCGGGCTCATCCTCTACATGAACTTTTCGGACGGTTCGCGGGGCATACAGCGGGAGGTCCGCATCCGGGACTATTTCTATACCCCCGCTTTCGTATTCGCCGCGGTGCTGATGGGTATCGGCGTCCGGTCGCTGCTGAACCAGGTCGGCGTCTGGCTGGGCCGGCTGCGGTTGCCCGCGGAGAAGGGAACGGCCGGCATCGCCGTGCTGATGACCGCACTGCCCCTGGTCCCCTTCGCCTATCATTACGAGTCCCACTCCCGGGAAGGCAACTACATACCCTACGACTACGCCTACAACATGCTGCAGTCCTGCGACGAGAACGGTCTCATCTTCACGAACGGCGACAACGACACCTTCACGCTCTGGTTCCTCCAGGAGGTGGAAGGCCTCCGAAAGGACGTGCGGGTGATCAATCTAAGTCTCCTCAACACGAACTGGTACATCAAGCAACTGAAGCACATGGAACCGAAGGTGCCCATCGCCCTGGCCGACGAGACCATCGACCTGCTGAACATCCAGGCCTGGGAGGAAAGGGAGGTGCATCACGCGGGCATTACGTGGACCGTGCCCCCGGCCGGCACGCTGGGAGAGGACATCGGATATCTCAGGGTCCAGGACCTGATGATCCTGCACATCCTGGAGCAGAACAACTGGGAAAGACCCGTCTATTTCGCCGTGACCGTCTCGCCGGGGAACGACGTGGGCCTGGACGACTTCATGCAACTGGAAGGCATGGTCTGGCAGGTCCTCCCGGATCCCGACCCGGACCTGATGGACGTGGAGCGGACCCGGCACAACCTTTGGAACGTCTACCAGTACCGCGGCATAGCGGATCCGGAGGTCTACAAGGATCCGCAGGTCCGCACCCTCCTGCGGAACTACACCGTGTCCTTCCATCAACTGGCGCTGAACCAGTGGAGACGGGGCCGCCCGGACCAGGCCATCGAGTCCATCGAGAAGTACCTGGAGTACGACATCACGAACGGCGCGCTTGAACGGCTCATGCTCATCCAATTCAACGCCGACCAGGGCGAGTTTGCCGCCGTCGAGGACCTTGCGTCGGAACTGGCCGGGGAATTCAGCACTTTCGACGGGTATACCATCCTGAGTCAGTCCCTGCGGAGACTGGGCCGCGTGGCGGAGGCCGCCGAACTGCTGGAACGGGGTGTTTCGGCCCATCCCGAATACACCACGGGATACGATCAACTCGTGAATCTCTATTTCCGGATGGATGATTCGGACCGGATGCTTGAAACGCTGGAAAGGTGGCAGCGGATCGCTCCGGCGGATACGGTCGTACAGGACATGATCGAGGATCTCAAGGAAGCCGGCGATGAGCGCGGACCCTAG
- the ribD gene encoding bifunctional diaminohydroxyphosphoribosylaminopyrimidine deaminase/5-amino-6-(5-phosphoribosylamino)uracil reductase RibD, whose protein sequence is MTKSDHDTVFMRQALDLAARGIGRTSPNPMVGSVVVRDGVVLGEGYYREYGGPHAEPQALEEAGGRAQGAVLYVTLEPCCHQGSTPPCTDAIIASGIAHVHVAMSDPDRRVSGKGIERLRTAGMTVETGLLEAEARELNAAYVRHRETGQSFVLLKLAQTLDGRIATRNGHSKWITGEAARKRVHLMRSRADAVLVGIDTVLADDPRLTVRHVDGRQPRRVVLDSRARTPLDARVLNGEAPATVCVTEAAPADRIDGLKDAGAEVLVLPGGDGSIPIDPLKSALGQAGIVTLMVEGGSRVAASFLRERAVDRIACFVAPRILGAGIPSIADLALDDLSKAIQLNDTKVEQLDDDLLVTGTPGYA, encoded by the coding sequence ATGACGAAATCGGACCATGACACAGTATTCATGCGCCAGGCGCTGGACCTCGCGGCGCGGGGAATAGGGCGTACCAGTCCCAATCCCATGGTGGGTTCCGTGGTCGTCCGCGACGGCGTCGTCCTGGGCGAGGGTTATTACCGGGAGTACGGCGGGCCGCACGCCGAACCGCAGGCCCTCGAGGAGGCCGGCGGCCGCGCCCAGGGCGCCGTGCTGTACGTTACCCTGGAGCCCTGCTGCCACCAGGGCAGTACGCCGCCGTGCACGGACGCGATCATCGCATCGGGCATCGCCCACGTCCACGTCGCCATGTCCGATCCGGACCGGCGCGTCTCAGGCAAGGGGATCGAGCGGCTGCGCACCGCCGGCATGACCGTGGAGACGGGCCTGCTGGAAGCGGAAGCGCGGGAACTGAACGCGGCCTACGTGCGCCACCGCGAAACGGGCCAATCCTTCGTGCTGCTCAAGCTCGCCCAGACGCTGGACGGCCGCATCGCCACGCGGAACGGCCATTCGAAGTGGATCACCGGGGAGGCGGCCAGAAAGAGGGTACACCTGATGCGCAGCCGGGCGGACGCCGTGCTGGTGGGTATCGACACCGTACTGGCGGACGACCCGCGGCTCACCGTCCGGCACGTGGACGGCCGCCAGCCCCGTCGCGTCGTGCTCGACAGCCGGGCCCGCACTCCGCTGGACGCTCGGGTATTGAACGGAGAAGCGCCGGCGACGGTGTGCGTTACGGAGGCCGCACCCGCGGATCGGATTGACGGACTGAAAGATGCCGGCGCCGAAGTGTTGGTATTGCCTGGCGGGGACGGATCCATTCCAATAGACCCGCTCAAGTCGGCGCTTGGCCAGGCCGGTATCGTGACCCTCATGGTGGAAGGCGGCAGCCGCGTGGCCGCTTCCTTCCTGCGGGAGCGCGCCGTCGACCGGATCGCCTGCTTCGTCGCGCCGCGCATCCTGGGCGCGGGGATCCCATCGATCGCCGACCTGGCACTGGACGACCTTTCGAAGGCGATTCAACTGAACGATACGAAAGTGGAGCAACTGGACGACGACCTACTCGTCACGGGCACGCCGGGGTATGCTTGA